The proteins below are encoded in one region of Ornithinimicrobium avium:
- the topA gene encoding type I DNA topoisomerase, with protein MVAGRKLVIVESPGKVKSIGEYLGPDYTVDASIGHIRDLPQPRDLPPEMKKGPYGKFAIDVDHDFEPYYVVDADKKKKVAELKRRLKDADELYLATDEDREGEAIAWHLLEVLKPKVPVRRMVFHEITKEAIRRAVNETRELDMHRVDAQETRRVLDRLYGYEISPVLWRKVKQGLSAGRVQSVATRMVVERERERMAFRSASYWDVEGDFAPSGGGPSASNAFTARLTGLDGRKVATGRDFADDGTLKNAKAVQLDAVGAQAVADGTREGEVVVSEVAEKPYTRRPSAPFTTSTLQQEASRKLRLNSQSTMRTAQRLYEGGYITYMRTDSTTLSSSAVSAARTQARDMYGAEYVPDSPRVYGKKAKGAQEAHEAIRPAGDRFRTPAQVAGELRGQEYGLYELIWKRTVASQMADAKGSTATVRLAATLPEGTRGGASMEGKELRRAEFSASGTVITFRGFLAAYEEGRDEVRYGDQDGMGTRLPKLSEGVALETLRTEAEGHQTVPPARYTEATLVKALEEKGIGRPSTYASTVGTVQDRGYVRTKGSALVPTWLAFAVTQLLERHFPSLVDYDFTASMEEGLDRIEAGEVQRVDWLQRFYFGDEATSLEGLRDLVEDLGEIDAKGVSTIPIGDGVVVRVGRYGPYVEVAGEDGEPRRATVTDDVAPDEMTPEKARELLEAAADDGRVLGVDPASGHEIVARAGRYGPYVTEVLPESDEAPKRGAKKVKPRTGSLFQSMDLATIDLETALKLLSLPRVVGVDPGSGEEITAQNGRYGPYLKKGTDSRSLTAESQIFEITLEEALAIYAQPKQRGRAAAKPPLREFGEDPVSGRKVVVKDGRFGPYVTDGETNATLRKDDEPESLTEERAFELIAEKRAKGPTTRKRAAKKTTAKKTTKKS; from the coding sequence GTGGTTGCAGGACGCAAGCTGGTCATCGTCGAGTCGCCCGGCAAGGTCAAGAGCATCGGGGAGTACCTCGGGCCCGACTACACCGTGGACGCCAGCATCGGCCACATCCGTGACCTGCCGCAGCCCCGCGACCTGCCCCCGGAGATGAAGAAGGGGCCCTACGGCAAGTTCGCGATCGACGTCGACCACGACTTCGAGCCCTACTACGTCGTCGACGCGGACAAGAAGAAGAAGGTCGCCGAGCTCAAGCGCCGCCTCAAGGACGCCGACGAGCTCTACCTCGCCACCGACGAGGACCGCGAGGGCGAGGCGATCGCCTGGCACCTGCTCGAGGTGCTCAAGCCCAAGGTGCCGGTCAGGCGGATGGTCTTCCACGAGATCACCAAGGAGGCGATCCGGCGGGCCGTCAACGAGACGCGCGAGCTGGACATGCACCGCGTCGACGCCCAGGAGACCCGCCGCGTGCTCGACCGGCTCTACGGCTACGAGATCTCGCCCGTCCTGTGGCGCAAGGTCAAGCAGGGACTGTCGGCCGGGCGGGTGCAGTCCGTCGCCACGCGGATGGTGGTCGAGCGTGAGCGGGAGCGTATGGCGTTCCGCTCCGCCTCCTACTGGGACGTCGAGGGCGACTTCGCCCCCTCCGGCGGGGGACCCTCGGCCAGCAACGCCTTCACCGCCCGGCTGACCGGTCTCGACGGGCGCAAGGTCGCCACCGGCCGTGACTTCGCCGACGACGGGACGCTCAAGAACGCCAAGGCCGTGCAGCTGGACGCGGTCGGCGCGCAGGCGGTCGCCGACGGCACCCGCGAGGGCGAGGTGGTGGTCAGCGAGGTCGCGGAGAAGCCCTACACACGCCGCCCGTCCGCGCCGTTCACCACCTCCACGCTCCAGCAGGAGGCCTCCCGCAAGCTGCGGCTGAACAGCCAGTCGACGATGCGCACCGCCCAGCGGCTCTACGAGGGCGGCTACATCACCTACATGCGGACCGACTCGACGACCCTGTCCAGCTCGGCGGTCAGCGCGGCCAGGACCCAGGCGCGCGACATGTACGGCGCCGAGTACGTCCCCGACAGCCCCCGCGTCTACGGCAAGAAGGCCAAGGGGGCCCAGGAGGCGCACGAGGCGATCCGTCCCGCCGGCGACCGCTTCCGCACCCCGGCCCAGGTGGCCGGGGAGCTGCGCGGGCAGGAGTACGGCCTGTACGAGCTCATCTGGAAGCGGACCGTCGCCTCGCAGATGGCCGACGCCAAGGGCTCGACCGCGACCGTCCGGCTGGCCGCGACGCTGCCGGAGGGCACGCGCGGCGGCGCGAGCATGGAGGGCAAGGAGCTGCGCAGGGCCGAGTTCTCCGCCTCCGGGACCGTCATCACCTTCCGCGGCTTCCTCGCCGCCTACGAGGAGGGCCGGGACGAGGTGCGCTACGGCGACCAGGACGGCATGGGCACCCGGCTGCCGAAGCTGTCCGAGGGCGTGGCGCTGGAGACGCTGCGGACCGAGGCCGAGGGGCACCAGACCGTCCCGCCGGCGCGCTACACCGAGGCCACGCTGGTCAAGGCGCTGGAGGAGAAGGGGATCGGACGCCCGTCGACCTACGCCTCGACGGTGGGGACGGTCCAGGACCGCGGCTACGTGCGCACCAAGGGCTCGGCGCTCGTGCCGACCTGGCTGGCCTTCGCCGTCACCCAGCTGCTGGAGCGGCACTTCCCGAGCCTGGTGGACTACGACTTCACCGCGTCGATGGAGGAGGGCCTGGACCGGATCGAGGCCGGGGAGGTGCAGCGGGTCGACTGGCTGCAGCGGTTCTACTTCGGCGACGAGGCGACGTCGCTGGAGGGGCTGCGGGACCTGGTCGAGGACCTCGGCGAGATCGACGCCAAGGGTGTGTCCACGATCCCGATCGGGGACGGCGTGGTCGTGCGCGTGGGGCGTTACGGGCCCTACGTCGAGGTGGCGGGCGAGGACGGCGAGCCGCGACGCGCCACCGTCACCGACGACGTCGCCCCGGACGAGATGACCCCGGAGAAGGCCCGCGAGCTGCTCGAGGCGGCCGCGGACGACGGCCGGGTCCTGGGCGTGGACCCGGCGAGCGGCCACGAGATCGTCGCGCGGGCCGGCCGCTACGGCCCCTACGTCACCGAGGTGCTGCCCGAGAGCGACGAGGCGCCGAAGAGGGGCGCCAAGAAGGTCAAGCCGCGCACCGGGTCGCTCTTCCAGAGCATGGACCTGGCCACGATCGACCTTGAGACCGCGCTCAAGCTGCTCTCGCTGCCCCGGGTGGTCGGCGTCGACCCCGGGTCGGGCGAGGAGATCACCGCGCAGAACGGCCGCTACGGGCCCTACCTGAAGAAGGGCACCGACTCGCGCTCGCTGACCGCGGAGTCCCAGATCTTCGAGATCACGCTTGAGGAGGCGCTGGCGATCTACGCCCAGCCCAAGCAGCGTGGACGGGCGGCCGCCAAGCCGCCGCTGCGCGAGTTCGGCGAGGATCCCGTGTCGGGCAGGAAGGTCGTGGTCAAGGACGGGCGCTTCGGCCCCTACGTCACCGACGGCGAGACCAACGCCACGCTGCGCAAGGACGACGAGCCGGAGTCGTTGACCGAGGAGCGCGCCTTCGAGCTCATCGCGGAGAAGCGCGCCAAAGGCCCGACGACCCGCAAGCGGGCAGCCAAGAAGACGACGGCGAAGAAGACCACCAAGAAGTCCTGA
- a CDS encoding DUF7059 domain-containing protein, translating into MASSSPPQSPPAPGRPGRSGPVPPTPVVVPALLDALREDLTEAAYTLEGTGEVLGERAAAALHREQLLPADLATRDSDEPAAALVRLFVLGLPVGAPRLAAALPRTGPSGLLDLGLARRAGVGDEVRGGLLATCDLRPYGDERHTWWLVSDLGEAATGGPLPTEHVLGVGGASTTLSSWTPRPEVDRGLDLGTGSGVQALHLSTHARAVVATDLSARALAFARFTAALNGIGLDLRQGSLLEPVAGETFDLVVSNPPFVITPRVAGVPVYGYRDGGATGDALVAGLVRELGAHLRPGGVAQLLANWELAEDEDWRDRVGGWLEGNGLDAWVVQREEQDVSEYAGTWVRDGGHRPGSPAFEELYAAWLADFAARGVERVGFGVVTLQRPATERDPWRDLVDVRTPVASPMGPAVLHGLHARTWLAEHTDDELLDVPWQVADDITEERVGRPGAPDPQVIQLRQGGGLRRVVRLDTLGAGFVGACDGELSAGQLCAGLAVLTEVAVDQVREAVLPVLRDLVKDGLLR; encoded by the coding sequence GTGGCCTCCTCCTCCCCTCCCCAGTCCCCGCCGGCACCGGGCCGGCCGGGCCGGTCCGGCCCCGTGCCACCCACGCCCGTCGTGGTGCCCGCCCTCCTCGACGCGCTGCGCGAGGACCTGACGGAGGCCGCCTACACGCTCGAGGGGACCGGCGAGGTGCTGGGCGAGCGGGCGGCCGCGGCGCTGCACCGCGAGCAGCTGCTGCCCGCAGACCTGGCCACCCGCGACAGCGACGAGCCGGCCGCCGCCCTGGTCCGGCTCTTCGTGCTCGGCCTCCCGGTCGGCGCCCCCCGGCTCGCAGCGGCTCTGCCCCGCACCGGGCCCTCCGGCCTGCTCGACCTCGGCCTGGCCCGCCGCGCCGGCGTCGGGGACGAAGTGCGCGGCGGCCTGCTCGCCACCTGCGACCTGCGCCCCTACGGCGACGAACGGCATACCTGGTGGCTCGTCTCCGACCTCGGCGAGGCGGCGACCGGCGGTCCGCTGCCGACCGAGCACGTCCTCGGCGTCGGCGGCGCCTCGACCACCCTCAGCTCCTGGACGCCGCGTCCGGAGGTGGACCGCGGCCTCGACCTCGGCACCGGCAGCGGCGTGCAGGCGCTGCACCTGTCCACCCATGCGCGCGCCGTGGTGGCGACCGACCTGTCGGCGCGGGCCCTCGCCTTCGCCCGCTTCACCGCCGCGCTCAACGGGATCGGGCTCGACCTCCGCCAAGGCAGCCTGCTCGAGCCGGTCGCGGGGGAGACCTTCGACCTCGTCGTGTCCAACCCGCCGTTCGTCATCACGCCGCGCGTGGCGGGGGTCCCGGTCTACGGCTACCGCGACGGCGGCGCGACCGGTGACGCGCTGGTCGCCGGTCTGGTCCGCGAGCTGGGCGCGCACCTGCGCCCCGGCGGGGTCGCCCAGCTGCTCGCCAACTGGGAGCTGGCCGAGGACGAGGACTGGCGCGACCGCGTCGGCGGCTGGCTGGAGGGGAACGGGCTGGACGCGTGGGTCGTCCAGCGCGAGGAGCAGGACGTCAGCGAGTATGCCGGGACCTGGGTCCGGGACGGCGGTCACCGGCCGGGGTCACCGGCCTTCGAGGAGCTGTATGCCGCCTGGCTGGCCGACTTCGCCGCCCGCGGGGTCGAGCGGGTCGGCTTCGGGGTGGTGACCCTCCAGCGTCCCGCGACGGAGCGCGACCCGTGGCGCGACCTCGTCGACGTGCGCACCCCCGTCGCCTCGCCGATGGGACCGGCGGTGCTGCACGGCCTGCACGCCCGCACCTGGCTCGCCGAGCACACCGACGACGAGCTGCTCGACGTGCCCTGGCAGGTCGCCGACGACATCACCGAGGAGCGGGTCGGCCGGCCCGGCGCGCCGGACCCCCAGGTGATCCAGCTGCGGCAGGGCGGCGGCCTGCGCCGGGTCGTCCGGCTCGACACCCTGGGCGCCGGGTTCGTCGGCGCCTGCGACGGGGAGCTCAGCGCAGGTCAGCTCTGCGCGGGACTGGCGGTGCTCACCGAGGTGGCGGTGGACCAGGTGCGGGAGGCGGTCCTGCCGGTGCTGCGCGACCTCGTCAAGGACGGGCTGCTGCGCTGA
- a CDS encoding trans-sulfuration enzyme family protein, producing MSTEHLSFDSRAVHAGRGDLAALGLHVPPIDLSSTYPLPSVDEGGQAYELMAGGGTPAPGQTAVYQRMWSPGVARFEESLAALEGAESAVAFASGMAALTATLLSCVRAGRPHVVAVRPLYGGTDHVLATGMLGTRVTWAAADGVADAIEADTGLVVVESPANPTLDLVDLRALCDQAGEVPVLVDNTFATPVLQRPLEHGASIVLHSVTKFLAGHGDVLGGAVACSEETAQRIRSVRAITGAIMHPLSAYLSHRGLQTLPVRVRAQQDTAQVVANWLVDVEEVERVYYPGVEGGDPAGLVGTQMSGPGAVVSVDLGSFELAAQVAQGVRMITHAVSLGGVDSLVEHPAALTHRVVADDVKPHPGVLRLSIGLESPEDIIADLEQALAGG from the coding sequence ATGAGCACCGAACACCTGAGCTTCGATAGCCGCGCCGTGCACGCGGGTCGTGGCGACCTTGCCGCGCTGGGGCTGCACGTCCCGCCCATCGACCTGTCCAGCACCTACCCCCTGCCCAGCGTCGACGAGGGCGGTCAGGCCTACGAGCTGATGGCGGGCGGTGGGACGCCAGCGCCGGGCCAGACCGCGGTCTACCAGCGGATGTGGAGCCCGGGCGTGGCCCGCTTCGAGGAGAGCCTGGCTGCGCTCGAGGGGGCGGAGTCGGCGGTCGCGTTCGCCTCGGGCATGGCCGCGCTGACGGCGACGCTGCTGTCCTGCGTGAGGGCCGGTCGGCCGCACGTCGTCGCGGTGCGCCCGCTCTACGGAGGCACCGACCACGTCCTCGCGACCGGGATGCTGGGCACGCGGGTCACCTGGGCCGCCGCCGACGGCGTCGCGGACGCGATCGAGGCCGACACCGGACTGGTGGTCGTCGAGTCCCCGGCCAACCCCACGCTGGACCTGGTCGACCTGCGCGCCCTGTGCGACCAGGCCGGCGAGGTGCCCGTGCTCGTCGACAACACCTTCGCCACCCCCGTGCTCCAGCGGCCCCTCGAGCACGGCGCCAGCATCGTGCTGCACTCGGTGACCAAGTTCCTCGCCGGGCACGGCGACGTGCTGGGCGGCGCGGTGGCCTGCTCGGAGGAGACCGCGCAGCGGATCCGCTCCGTGCGCGCCATCACCGGGGCGATCATGCACCCGCTGTCGGCCTACCTCTCGCACCGCGGCCTGCAGACCCTGCCGGTCCGGGTGCGCGCCCAGCAGGACACGGCCCAGGTGGTGGCCAACTGGCTCGTCGACGTCGAGGAGGTGGAGCGCGTCTACTACCCCGGCGTCGAGGGCGGCGACCCGGCCGGCCTGGTCGGCACCCAGATGTCAGGGCCGGGCGCGGTGGTGTCGGTGGACCTCGGGTCCTTCGAGCTCGCGGCTCAGGTGGCGCAGGGCGTGCGGATGATCACCCATGCGGTCTCCCTGGGCGGCGTGGACTCGCTCGTCGAGCACCCCGCCGCGCTGACCCACCGCGTCGTGGCCGACGACGTCAAGCCGCACCCCGGCGTCCTGCGCCTCTCGATCGGTCTTGAGTCGCCGGAGGACATCATCGCCGACCTGGAGCAGGCGCTGGCCGGAGGCTGA
- a CDS encoding DNA polymerase III subunit delta', which produces MSVFDQLVGQDRVVDTLRRTVGTPGAMTHAWLVTGPPGSGRSIAARAFAAALQCRTPGDAGCGECQDCRTAMAGTHPDVTVVATSETFIKVAEARDLAVLAQTRPSMGRWRVIVVEDADRLNEPAADALLKSLEEPPPRTVWVLCAPSVEDLIVTVRSRCRHLRLGTPPVDAVADLLVRRDGIDPAMAHFAARAAQSHIGIARRLATDEHARGRRREIVAIPLSLTGVGAALRAAQDLVDEAGEGADSVSADRSDDERRALLEQLGADPGARTQPPAVRAHLRELEARQKRQARRQTHDSIDAALTDLASVYRDALVVATGSPVETVNANEPEQIGRLARAFSPEGLLRALDTIGLARQRLIANGAPLLVLEAMMIGLILPTERT; this is translated from the coding sequence ATGAGCGTCTTCGACCAGCTCGTCGGCCAGGACCGGGTCGTGGACACGCTGCGGCGCACCGTCGGCACGCCCGGGGCGATGACCCACGCCTGGCTGGTCACCGGACCGCCCGGCTCGGGTCGCAGCATCGCCGCCCGTGCCTTTGCCGCCGCGCTGCAGTGCCGCACGCCCGGGGACGCGGGCTGCGGTGAGTGCCAGGACTGCCGCACCGCGATGGCCGGCACCCACCCGGACGTGACCGTGGTGGCCACGTCCGAGACCTTCATCAAGGTCGCCGAGGCGCGCGACCTGGCCGTGCTCGCCCAGACCCGCCCGTCGATGGGTCGCTGGCGGGTGATCGTCGTCGAGGACGCCGACCGCCTCAACGAGCCCGCCGCGGACGCGCTGCTGAAGTCCCTGGAGGAGCCGCCGCCACGCACCGTGTGGGTGCTCTGCGCGCCCTCCGTCGAGGACCTCATCGTCACCGTGCGCTCGCGGTGCCGCCACCTGCGGCTGGGGACGCCACCGGTGGACGCGGTCGCCGACCTGCTCGTGCGGCGGGACGGCATCGACCCGGCCATGGCCCACTTCGCCGCCCGCGCCGCGCAGAGCCACATCGGCATCGCACGGCGCCTGGCCACCGACGAGCACGCACGCGGCCGGCGCCGGGAGATCGTCGCGATACCGCTGTCGCTCACCGGGGTCGGCGCCGCCCTGCGCGCCGCCCAGGACCTCGTCGACGAGGCGGGGGAGGGTGCCGACTCGGTCTCCGCGGACCGGTCGGACGACGAGCGGCGGGCCCTGCTCGAGCAGCTCGGGGCCGACCCGGGCGCGCGCACCCAGCCGCCGGCGGTGCGGGCGCACCTGCGCGAGCTCGAGGCCCGCCAGAAGCGCCAGGCCCGCCGCCAGACCCACGACAGCATCGACGCAGCCCTGACCGACCTCGCCTCCGTCTACCGGGACGCCCTCGTGGTGGCCACCGGCAGCCCGGTGGAGACGGTGAACGCCAACGAACCGGAGCAGATCGGCCGGCTCGCGCGTGCCTTCTCCCCCGAAGGCCTCCTGCGTGCCCTCGACACGATCGGGCTCGCCCGCCAGCGGCTGATCGCCAACGGAGCGCCCCTGCTCGTGCTCGAGGCGATGATGATCGGGCTCATCCTGCCGACCGAGAGGACCTAG
- a CDS encoding alpha/beta hydrolase yields the protein MTTPHVGGRHARTPRLLASLLTLTLLAGCTFAGGDGGAPTPTGTATQDGFSTDGPVTSTSTPDADGAPAGLEDFYGQQLEWTDCESLFECANLEVPVDYEDPGGPTIELAVLRAGASGEPQGSLVVNPGGPGASGVDYAMMAGAVVSREVRAAYDVVGFDPRGVARSAPITCFTDEQMDTFLGTDPSPDDPAEERAVEGELKDFAQACETNAGDLLGHVSTVEAAKDMDVLRAALGEPRLTYLGASYGTFLGTTYATLFPDRVGRLVLDGAIDPTLTGLEMGLGQAAGFERATRAYVENCVGGGSCPLGDDVDTAMVAIPAFLDEVDAHPLPVSGDTVTELTEGWAMLGIIVAMYSQDIWPILTQALGRAQQGDGTLLMFLANSYASRHSDGTYTGNGMQAIYAVNCLDRPADEGPDLDSAAVEEQFEAASPTWGRYLAGDGACEYWPVHAEQTLQDYSAQGAAPIVVIGTTRDPATPYEWAEALADILDSGVLISYDGDGHTAYGRSNDCVDDAVDAYLLEGTVPQDGLRC from the coding sequence GTGACGACACCCCACGTGGGAGGCCGCCACGCCCGCACCCCGCGCCTGCTCGCGAGCCTCCTGACGCTCACGCTGCTGGCCGGCTGCACCTTCGCCGGTGGAGACGGCGGCGCCCCGACCCCCACGGGCACCGCGACGCAGGACGGCTTCTCCACCGACGGTCCGGTGACCAGCACCTCCACCCCGGACGCCGACGGCGCCCCCGCGGGCCTGGAGGACTTCTACGGCCAGCAGCTGGAGTGGACCGACTGCGAGTCGCTCTTCGAGTGCGCCAACCTCGAGGTGCCGGTCGACTACGAGGACCCGGGGGGCCCGACGATCGAGCTGGCTGTGCTGCGCGCCGGCGCCTCCGGCGAGCCGCAGGGCTCGCTCGTGGTCAACCCCGGCGGTCCGGGCGCCTCGGGCGTCGACTACGCGATGATGGCCGGCGCGGTCGTCTCGCGCGAGGTGCGCGCGGCCTACGACGTGGTCGGCTTCGACCCGCGCGGCGTCGCCCGCTCGGCACCGATCACCTGCTTCACCGACGAGCAGATGGACACCTTCCTGGGCACCGACCCCTCTCCGGACGACCCCGCCGAGGAACGCGCGGTGGAGGGCGAGCTGAAGGACTTCGCGCAGGCGTGCGAGACCAACGCCGGCGACCTCCTCGGGCACGTCTCCACGGTCGAGGCGGCCAAGGACATGGACGTGCTGCGCGCCGCTCTGGGGGAGCCCAGGCTGACCTACCTCGGGGCCTCCTACGGCACCTTCCTCGGCACCACCTACGCGACCCTCTTCCCCGACCGGGTGGGCCGCCTCGTCCTCGACGGCGCGATCGACCCGACCCTGACCGGGCTGGAGATGGGGCTGGGTCAGGCCGCAGGCTTCGAGCGGGCGACGCGCGCCTACGTGGAGAACTGCGTCGGGGGCGGCAGCTGCCCGCTCGGCGACGACGTCGACACCGCGATGGTCGCGATCCCCGCCTTCCTGGACGAGGTCGACGCGCACCCGCTGCCGGTCAGCGGCGACACGGTCACCGAGCTCACCGAGGGCTGGGCGATGCTCGGGATCATCGTGGCGATGTACTCCCAGGACATCTGGCCGATCCTCACCCAGGCCCTCGGCCGGGCCCAGCAGGGCGACGGCACGCTGCTGATGTTCCTGGCCAACTCCTACGCCTCCCGGCACAGCGACGGCACCTACACCGGCAACGGCATGCAGGCCATCTACGCGGTCAACTGCCTGGACCGCCCGGCCGACGAGGGGCCGGACCTGGACAGCGCCGCGGTGGAGGAGCAGTTCGAGGCGGCCTCGCCCACCTGGGGCCGCTACCTCGCCGGCGACGGAGCGTGCGAGTACTGGCCGGTGCACGCCGAGCAGACCCTCCAGGACTACTCCGCGCAGGGCGCCGCCCCCATCGTCGTCATCGGCACCACCCGCGACCCGGCCACCCCCTACGAGTGGGCCGAGGCGCTGGCCGACATCCTCGACTCCGGGGTGCTGATCTCCTACGACGGTGACGGCCACACCGCCTACGGCCGCTCCAACGACTGCGTCGACGACGCCGTCGACGCCTACCTCCTCGAGGGCACCGTCCCCCAGGACGGGCTGCGCTGCTGA
- a CDS encoding MerR family transcriptional regulator — protein MTADQMTTGQMLTVGQVAEELGVTVRTLHHYDEIGLVVPSERSHAGYRLYTEADLRRLQHVVVYRRLGFPLEKIGEILAAGAGSDTVVAHLRRQREAVTARLAELDGLVSAIDRALEAEMNDYRITREEQRELFGDSFDESYAQEAEERWGGTDAWTESQRRAKSYSKEQWAQIKEEGAANNARFVELMDAGEPAGSEAAMDAAEEARQQICRWFYDCPRPLHAGIAEMYVTDPRFTQTYEDVAPGLAQYVRDAVVANAARG, from the coding sequence GTGACCGCAGACCAGATGACGACGGGGCAGATGCTGACGGTCGGCCAGGTGGCCGAGGAGCTCGGCGTGACGGTGCGCACCCTGCACCACTACGACGAGATCGGCCTCGTGGTGCCGTCCGAACGCAGCCACGCCGGCTACCGCCTCTACACCGAGGCGGACCTGCGCCGGCTGCAGCACGTCGTCGTCTACCGCCGGCTCGGCTTCCCGCTCGAGAAGATCGGGGAGATCCTTGCGGCCGGTGCCGGCAGCGACACGGTCGTCGCGCACCTGCGGCGGCAGCGGGAGGCAGTCACGGCCAGGCTGGCCGAGCTCGACGGGCTCGTCAGCGCGATCGACAGGGCCCTGGAGGCTGAGATGAACGACTACCGGATCACCCGCGAGGAGCAGCGGGAGCTCTTCGGCGACAGCTTCGACGAGAGCTACGCCCAGGAGGCCGAGGAGCGCTGGGGCGGCACCGACGCCTGGACGGAGTCGCAGCGCCGCGCCAAGAGCTACTCCAAGGAGCAGTGGGCGCAGATCAAGGAGGAGGGCGCCGCCAACAACGCACGCTTCGTCGAGCTGATGGACGCCGGTGAGCCGGCCGGCTCCGAGGCGGCCATGGACGCGGCCGAGGAGGCGCGCCAGCAGATCTGTCGGTGGTTCTACGACTGCCCGCGGCCGCTGCACGCCGGTATCGCCGAGATGTACGTCACCGACCCGCGCTTCACCCAGACCTACGAGGACGTGGCGCCCGGTCTGGCGCAGTACGTCCGCGACGCCGTCGTCGCCAACGCGGCCCGCGGCTGA
- the tmk gene encoding dTMP kinase — MSEQPLPGTQVCRHGRGLFVAFEGGDGSGKSTQSGLLAAWLREQGAEVLHTREPGGTALGTALRELVLHGADGSVSPRAEALIFAADRAHHVATLVRPALEGGNVVITDRFLDSSVAYQGAARRLGHDDVRQLSVWAVEGLVPDLTVLLDVPTGEGRARRGEVHDRLEREADDFHDRVRGTFLELAAREPDRYLVLDGTLPPEELAASVRARVGALLGSTA; from the coding sequence GTGAGTGAGCAGCCCCTGCCCGGGACCCAGGTATGCCGTCACGGGCGGGGGCTGTTCGTCGCCTTCGAGGGCGGTGACGGGTCGGGCAAGTCGACCCAGTCCGGGCTCCTCGCGGCCTGGCTGCGGGAGCAGGGGGCCGAGGTCCTGCACACGCGCGAGCCCGGCGGCACCGCCCTGGGGACGGCGCTTCGCGAGCTGGTGCTGCACGGGGCCGACGGGTCGGTCAGCCCGCGGGCCGAGGCGCTGATCTTCGCCGCCGACCGGGCCCACCACGTGGCCACCCTCGTGCGTCCGGCGCTGGAGGGGGGCAACGTGGTCATCACCGACCGCTTCCTGGACTCCTCCGTGGCCTACCAGGGCGCCGCGCGCCGGCTCGGGCACGACGACGTCCGCCAGCTGTCGGTGTGGGCGGTCGAGGGCCTCGTGCCCGACCTGACCGTGCTCCTCGACGTGCCGACCGGGGAGGGGCGGGCCCGGCGCGGCGAGGTCCACGACCGGCTCGAGCGCGAGGCCGACGACTTCCACGACCGGGTCCGGGGCACCTTCCTCGAGCTCGCCGCGCGCGAGCCGGACCGCTACCTCGTGCTCGACGGCACCCTGCCTCCCGAGGAGCTGGCAGCCTCCGTGCGTGCTCGCGTCGGTGCGCTCCTGGGGTCCACGGCATGA
- a CDS encoding Lrp/AsnC family transcriptional regulator, producing MPKNPLPPKPLDATDLALVRLLELDGRTSNATLAREVGIAESTCLVRVRSLRERGVVRGIHADVDPVAVGRPVEAMIAVRFGGHRRSHFEEFTEQVPQLPGVLGAYHVSGAIDYYVHVATESADALRDFVLDHLTNRPGVLHAETSLIFESMRGRGTMTRPDEPADPAGETP from the coding sequence GTGCCGAAGAATCCACTCCCCCCCAAGCCCCTCGACGCGACCGACCTGGCCCTGGTCCGGCTCCTCGAGCTCGACGGCCGCACCTCCAACGCCACCCTCGCGCGGGAGGTGGGCATCGCCGAGTCCACCTGCCTGGTGCGCGTCCGTTCGCTGCGCGAGCGCGGGGTGGTGCGCGGCATCCACGCCGACGTCGACCCGGTCGCGGTGGGCCGCCCGGTCGAGGCGATGATCGCGGTGCGCTTCGGCGGGCACCGGCGCAGCCACTTCGAGGAGTTCACCGAGCAGGTGCCCCAGCTGCCCGGCGTGCTCGGCGCCTACCACGTGTCGGGGGCGATCGACTACTACGTCCACGTAGCGACCGAGTCGGCCGACGCCCTGCGCGACTTCGTCCTGGACCACCTCACCAACCGTCCCGGCGTGCTGCACGCGGAGACCTCGCTGATCTTCGAGTCGATGCGCGGGCGCGGCACCATGACCCGTCCCGACGAGCCGGCCGACCCGGCCGGGGAGACCCCCTGA